ATAATAAATTTAGATAAACCAATACTTGAATATAAAAAAGAAATTACTTTAGCTAAGGGTTTTATGCTTTCATTTAAAACTAATAACGAAAACTGATCGTTTTTAGTGAGACCGAGAATAACATCATGTGTTGTTATATTTTTTTGAAGATAGAAGATTGACTTACTATAAAGGTCATAGTTATCTATACTTAACAATTTGGCTAAATTTTCTACACCTCGACCGGAAGAAATTGATCCTATATGACCTTCATGTCCACAATCACATAGCATCTTTTTGTATTTACCACCATAGTAGAAATGGCCAATTTCTCCACCCATATTTTCTTTGTCCAAAAGTACTTCCCTATTCCAAAAAACCTTATTTCCGATGCCTGAACTAACTGTTATTATGCAGAAGTTATCATTTATACGATTTATATATCTCCAACCTGCAGCCGTAATATCATTAATTATTTCAATATTAATCCCATCTAACTTTTCTTTGAGAATTTGTAAAAGAGGGAATTTATCATTAGTCGATCCCCATAAAGTAGCCGCGCTAGTAACTACTCCTTCTGTGTCGACAACACCCGGAAAAGAAATACCTAAACCTTTAATTGTATAACCGTCGATTTTCATATAACTTTTAACAATTGAAACAATCCTGTTCACAAAGTTATTTCTAATATTTCTTATATCTGTGGAAATTATATAGTTGTCTGATGGTTCATTTGATATATTTCTAATTTCTCCATCTTTAGTGTATATAGCGGTTCTAAAAGAGGTACCGCCAATATCCATAACAATAAAGTCACTCAAACCATTACAACCTCCTTTTCATAAAAAAGTGATTGAATTTTATTTAAACTCGTAAAGGTTTGATTTAACAATTGAGGACTTATTTCTTTAATATTTTTTATAAATGTTGCTTCTCCAATATTTATTGGAACAACAAGGTTTAGATTCATACCACGGTGTAATAGAATATTCTGTAATGATTCCCACATTAAATCGGGAATGAAAGTTTTTTCGTCATAA
This genomic window from Sporosarcina sp. FSL K6-1508 contains:
- a CDS encoding ROK family protein, giving the protein MSDFIVMDIGGTSFRTAIYTKDGEIRNISNEPSDNYIISTDIRNIRNNFVNRIVSIVKSYMKIDGYTIKGLGISFPGVVDTEGVVTSAATLWGSTNDKFPLLQILKEKLDGINIEIINDITAAGWRYINRINDNFCIITVSSGIGNKVFWNREVLLDKENMGGEIGHFYYGGKYKKMLCDCGHEGHIGSISSGRGVENLAKLLSIDNYDLYSKSIFYLQKNITTHDVILGLTKNDQFSLLVLNESIKPLAKVISFLYSSIGLSKFIIIGGFSQAVGPIYIKLLRDYFIKYQNFNIREEEVAKMIVFGENDDFHGLIGIGLYLTHKNTSISIS